The proteins below come from a single Microbulbifer sp. Q7 genomic window:
- a CDS encoding M20/M25/M40 family metallo-hydrolase, producing the protein MLKPLKSVAGGLAAALVAVAAQAIPLKQEDLSVAEVLRDRALESSDAYSIVESLTVEVGPRRAGTEGDERAVAWAQEKMKALGFDRVYTEQIDVKRWARGHAHAEVTAPYPQPLVVSSLGYGASTPEGGLTAEIVEFADVEALMKAPARKVKGKIAFINKRMGRARTGEGYGPAVQGRSKGMRAAAEKGAAAMLLRSVGTDSDRFAHTGMMSIDGVANPVPALALSAPDANLLEAMLKRGKPVEVKLNVHNEALADGPSFNVIGEVVGREKPEEVVLIGAHLDSWDEGTGALDDGAGVAIVMETARLISELPQRPRRTLRVVLFGAEEIGLVGAKQYVDAHQSELDKIIMVSESDFGAGKIWRFDTRIPESKFVIADQMMQLLAPLGIERGNNKSYGGPDSSIFVAQGVPAMGLFQDGTDYFDYHHTPNDTLDKVDPENLKQNVAAWVVMSFLAAEMEGDFGRVPTEH; encoded by the coding sequence ATGTTGAAACCCCTGAAGAGTGTTGCCGGCGGGCTGGCCGCCGCACTGGTGGCGGTCGCTGCCCAGGCTATTCCCCTGAAACAGGAAGATCTGTCGGTGGCGGAAGTGCTGCGTGACCGCGCGCTGGAGTCCTCGGATGCATACAGCATTGTCGAGTCCCTGACCGTGGAAGTGGGCCCCCGCCGTGCGGGTACCGAGGGGGACGAGCGAGCGGTGGCCTGGGCACAGGAGAAGATGAAGGCTCTGGGGTTTGACCGGGTCTACACCGAGCAGATTGATGTAAAGCGCTGGGCACGCGGCCACGCCCATGCGGAAGTCACCGCGCCTTACCCCCAGCCGCTGGTGGTGTCATCCCTGGGTTACGGCGCCTCCACGCCAGAGGGTGGTCTTACCGCTGAAATCGTTGAGTTTGCCGATGTCGAAGCGCTGATGAAAGCGCCCGCGCGCAAGGTGAAGGGAAAAATCGCATTTATCAACAAGCGCATGGGCCGTGCACGTACCGGTGAAGGCTATGGTCCCGCGGTGCAAGGGCGCAGCAAGGGCATGCGCGCTGCCGCCGAGAAGGGCGCCGCCGCTATGCTGCTGCGCTCCGTAGGCACCGATTCCGACCGTTTCGCGCACACCGGCATGATGTCGATCGACGGTGTAGCAAATCCGGTACCGGCGCTGGCACTGTCCGCGCCTGACGCCAACCTGCTTGAAGCCATGCTCAAGCGTGGCAAGCCGGTGGAAGTGAAGCTGAATGTGCACAATGAAGCGCTGGCGGATGGCCCCTCGTTCAATGTGATTGGTGAAGTCGTGGGCCGCGAGAAGCCGGAAGAAGTGGTGCTGATTGGCGCACACCTGGATAGCTGGGATGAAGGTACCGGAGCGCTGGACGATGGTGCCGGTGTGGCCATCGTAATGGAAACCGCGCGTCTTATTTCAGAGTTGCCCCAGCGTCCGCGCCGCACCCTTCGTGTCGTGCTGTTCGGAGCTGAGGAGATCGGCCTGGTCGGTGCGAAACAGTATGTGGATGCGCACCAGAGTGAGCTGGATAAAATCATCATGGTGTCCGAATCGGACTTTGGTGCTGGCAAGATCTGGCGCTTTGATACGCGTATTCCGGAGAGCAAGTTTGTGATCGCCGACCAGATGATGCAGCTGTTGGCGCCACTGGGTATCGAGCGCGGCAATAACAAGTCTTACGGTGGTCCAGACAGCAGCATTTTCGTGGCGCAGGGCGTACCGGCCATGGGACTGTTCCAGGATGGTACCGACTACTTCGATTACCACCATACGCCCAACGATACCTTGGACAAGGTGGATCCGGAGAATCTCAAGCAGAACGTGGCGGCCTGGGTCGTGATGTCATTCCTCGCCGCAGAAATGGAAGGGGATTTTGGCCGGGTGCCCACCGAGCACTAA
- a CDS encoding MFS transporter: protein MAHLSQSQLLRSRRFLPFFCTQFLGAFNDNVFKNALIVMIAFRLAASEANFLINLAAGLFILPFFLFSATAGQVADKTDKSVLIRRIKLAEIAIAVFGIGALYSGNNTFCLMVLFALGVQSAFFGPVKYAILPQHLKKPELVSGNALVEMGTFVSILLGTIVGGLLAGQTGSGQHGLLWISIIILTTAGLGYWISRAIPSAVAPVPELKINYNPVSQTRRMLREALKKPSVFYAIIGISWFWLLGAAYLTQIPSLTRNVLGGSESLVTLLLCCFTIGVAIGSLLCGRLSGGRVELGLVPIGAAGLTIAGVLLAFTTGGYQPPAEATVTAFWAAEGSLGILINLTLIGIFGGFFIVPLYAMMQERSDPSIRARIIAVNNVLNALFMVVAAVLGIVFLNLLGATIPQFFLIMALMNAAVAVFVFAKVPEFAMRLLIWLLSHTMYRVNHKGLERIPAEGPAIIACNHVSYVDALLLAGAVRRPIRFIMYKPIYEIPVLHFIFKTSRAIPICSKQQDPAGYAQAFAEIEQGLKDGDLLCIFPEGQLTKDGELQPFKAGIEKILQRTPVPVIPMALRGLWGSFFSHKDGNAFSTLPRRFWSRVCVVAGDPLTAAEVKAEALQETVLDLRGQHR, encoded by the coding sequence ATGGCCCACCTCAGCCAATCGCAGCTGTTGCGCAGTCGCCGTTTTCTACCCTTTTTCTGTACCCAGTTTCTGGGGGCATTCAACGACAACGTGTTCAAGAATGCGTTGATTGTCATGATCGCCTTCCGCCTGGCCGCCTCCGAGGCAAACTTCCTGATTAACCTGGCGGCCGGCCTTTTCATTCTGCCCTTCTTTCTTTTCTCCGCCACCGCCGGCCAGGTGGCGGACAAGACCGACAAAAGCGTGTTGATCCGACGGATCAAGCTGGCCGAAATTGCCATCGCAGTATTTGGTATTGGGGCGCTGTACAGCGGCAATAACACCTTTTGCCTGATGGTACTGTTTGCTCTCGGTGTTCAGTCGGCGTTCTTTGGCCCGGTAAAATACGCCATTCTGCCGCAGCACCTGAAAAAGCCGGAACTGGTCAGCGGTAACGCACTGGTGGAAATGGGCACCTTTGTATCGATATTGCTCGGCACCATCGTGGGTGGCCTGCTGGCAGGACAGACCGGTAGCGGGCAGCATGGCCTGCTGTGGATTTCCATCATCATCCTGACCACCGCTGGACTGGGCTATTGGATTTCCAGAGCCATTCCCTCCGCCGTGGCACCAGTGCCAGAGCTGAAGATCAACTACAACCCGGTTAGCCAAACCCGCAGGATGTTGCGGGAAGCACTGAAAAAGCCATCGGTGTTTTACGCCATAATCGGCATCTCCTGGTTCTGGCTGCTCGGCGCCGCATACCTCACCCAGATTCCCAGCCTCACCCGCAATGTGCTGGGTGGTAGCGAATCGCTGGTGACCCTGCTGCTGTGCTGCTTCACCATCGGCGTCGCCATCGGTTCACTATTGTGTGGGCGGCTATCTGGCGGACGCGTGGAACTGGGGCTGGTACCCATCGGCGCGGCCGGGTTGACGATTGCCGGGGTGTTACTGGCATTCACAACCGGAGGCTATCAGCCACCGGCCGAAGCGACCGTGACAGCATTTTGGGCGGCCGAGGGATCTCTGGGTATTCTGATCAACCTGACATTGATCGGAATATTCGGAGGCTTCTTTATCGTGCCCCTCTACGCCATGATGCAGGAGCGCTCGGACCCCAGTATCCGCGCGCGGATTATCGCGGTGAACAATGTGCTAAATGCGTTGTTCATGGTGGTAGCGGCAGTGCTGGGCATTGTGTTTCTCAACCTGCTCGGGGCGACCATCCCGCAGTTTTTCCTGATCATGGCGCTGATGAACGCGGCAGTAGCCGTATTCGTTTTTGCCAAGGTGCCGGAGTTTGCGATGCGCCTGCTGATATGGCTGCTCTCCCACACCATGTACCGGGTAAACCACAAGGGGCTCGAACGCATTCCCGCCGAGGGACCAGCGATTATTGCCTGTAACCATGTAAGCTATGTGGATGCGCTGTTGCTGGCCGGCGCCGTGCGCCGACCTATCCGCTTCATCATGTACAAACCGATCTATGAAATTCCGGTGCTGCACTTTATCTTCAAGACAAGCCGCGCCATCCCGATCTGCTCCAAACAGCAGGACCCGGCCGGCTATGCACAGGCATTTGCGGAGATCGAACAGGGACTGAAGGATGGGGACTTGCTGTGTATTTTCCCGGAAGGCCAGCTAACCAAAGATGGCGAACTTCAGCCGTTCAAGGCGGGGATCGAAAAGATTCTGCAGCGCACCCCGGTGCCGGTGATCCCCATGGCTCTGCGCGGTTTATGGGGCAGTTTCTTCAGCCACAAGGACGGCAATGCATTCAGCACACTGCCCCGGCGTTTCTGGTCGCGTGTATGTGTGGTGGCAGGCGATCCACTGACCGCGGCAGAAGTGAAAGCAGAAGCGCTGCAGGAAACCGTGCTAGATTTGCGCGGGCAGCATCGCTGA
- the tpx gene encoding thiol peroxidase → MANITLKGNPVTTVGELPAVGSDAPAFTLVQGDLSEITLDDLAGKRVVLNIFPSVDTPTCATSVRTFNEKVASLDNTVVVCVSADLPFAMARFCGAEGIENVKLGSAFRASFGKDYGVAFETGPLKGLLSRSVVVIDEHGKVAYTEQVAETADEPSYEGAISAL, encoded by the coding sequence ATGGCCAATATCACCCTGAAAGGAAATCCCGTCACTACCGTTGGTGAACTGCCTGCGGTTGGAAGCGATGCGCCGGCATTTACCCTGGTGCAGGGGGATCTGTCTGAGATCACTTTGGATGATCTCGCGGGCAAGCGTGTGGTTCTTAATATTTTTCCATCCGTAGATACGCCGACCTGCGCTACCTCGGTGCGCACGTTCAATGAAAAGGTCGCGTCTCTGGACAATACCGTAGTGGTGTGTGTATCTGCGGATTTACCGTTTGCCATGGCGCGCTTCTGCGGTGCCGAGGGCATCGAAAATGTGAAACTGGGCTCGGCGTTCCGCGCGAGCTTCGGTAAGGATTACGGCGTAGCCTTCGAGACCGGCCCGTTAAAAGGACTGCTCTCCCGGTCGGTGGTCGTGATTGACGAGCACGGCAAGGTCGCCTACACCGAACAGGTGGCAGAAACGGCAGATGAGCCGAGTTACGAGGGTGCCATCAGCGCACTCTGA
- the gdhA gene encoding NADP-specific glutamate dehydrogenase, with translation MDKQHKQGLEDFLAWVQTRNPDEPEFNQAIRELAYDVYPQYAEHAGWHSAKILPRLSEADRIITFRVCWEDDDGEVQVNRGWRVQHCSAVGPYKGGIRFHRSVTASVLKFLAFEQTFKNALTGLPIGGGKGGSDFDPSDRSDREIMRFCQAFMNELYRHIGENTDVPAGDINVGRREIGYLFGHYRRLANSFTGALTGKDIEFGGSHVRMEATGYGLIYFLRCMLAQRQQELDGLRVSISGAGNVALHAAQKAVQLGARVITLSSSKGVLHNEKGIPQKDIDAAIDAANGSTKTLKTIQSNSGGDWHDGEKPWQFPCDIALPCATQNELDKEDARALIDNKCQIVAEGANMPCTEDATGLFKEHKVLHAPGKASNAGGVALSGLEMAQNASFSRWEQEHLDEKLLEIMQDIHAQCIAHLEADDGYQDYHRGANIAAFHRVANALMAQGVG, from the coding sequence ATGGACAAACAGCACAAGCAAGGTCTGGAAGACTTTCTTGCCTGGGTACAAACGCGCAACCCCGATGAGCCGGAATTCAACCAGGCAATACGGGAGCTGGCGTACGATGTGTACCCGCAGTACGCCGAGCACGCCGGATGGCACTCCGCCAAAATATTACCCCGTCTCAGTGAAGCCGATCGGATCATCACATTCCGTGTGTGCTGGGAGGACGACGACGGCGAGGTACAGGTGAATCGCGGCTGGCGAGTACAACATTGCAGTGCCGTTGGCCCTTACAAAGGTGGCATCCGCTTCCACCGCTCGGTGACAGCGTCCGTTCTCAAGTTTCTCGCGTTCGAGCAGACCTTCAAGAACGCGCTCACCGGGCTGCCCATCGGCGGCGGCAAGGGCGGCTCCGACTTCGACCCCAGCGACCGCTCGGACCGCGAGATCATGCGCTTCTGCCAGGCCTTCATGAATGAGCTGTACCGCCATATCGGTGAGAACACCGATGTCCCTGCCGGAGACATTAACGTGGGGCGCCGGGAAATTGGCTACCTCTTTGGCCATTACCGGCGGCTTGCCAATTCCTTTACCGGCGCCCTCACCGGCAAGGACATCGAATTTGGCGGCAGCCATGTGCGTATGGAGGCCACCGGTTACGGCCTGATCTATTTTCTGCGCTGCATGCTCGCACAGCGGCAGCAAGAGCTGGACGGCCTGCGCGTGTCTATTTCCGGGGCGGGCAATGTGGCACTGCATGCCGCACAGAAGGCCGTGCAGCTTGGCGCGCGGGTGATAACCCTGTCTTCCAGCAAAGGCGTCCTCCACAACGAAAAAGGTATTCCGCAAAAAGATATCGATGCAGCAATTGATGCCGCGAACGGTAGTACCAAAACCCTGAAAACAATACAGTCCAACAGTGGCGGTGACTGGCACGATGGGGAAAAACCCTGGCAGTTCCCGTGTGATATTGCCCTCCCGTGTGCAACCCAGAATGAACTCGACAAGGAGGATGCGCGCGCACTCATCGACAATAAATGTCAGATTGTTGCGGAAGGTGCCAATATGCCCTGCACCGAAGATGCCACCGGTTTATTCAAGGAACACAAGGTATTACACGCACCCGGCAAAGCCTCCAACGCCGGGGGTGTCGCGTTATCCGGTCTTGAAATGGCGCAAAATGCGTCTTTTTCCCGCTGGGAGCAGGAGCACCTCGATGAAAAGCTGCTGGAAATCATGCAAGACATCCACGCCCAGTGCATCGCGCATCTCGAGGCGGACGACGGCTATCAGGACTACCACCGCGGGGCCAACATCGCCGCGTTCCACCGTGTAGCCAATGCGCTGATGGCTCAGGGAGTGGGCTAA
- the prfC gene encoding peptide chain release factor 3: protein MGQSSSLAGINGRRTFAIISHPDAGKTTVTEKLLLFGNAIQLAGSVKGKKGPHARSDWMTMEQERGISVTSSVMQFPYKQRVVNLLDTPGHEDFSEDTYRVLTAVDSALMVIDGAKGVEDRTIKLMNVCRLRTTPILSFINKLDRDIRDPIEVMDEIEEVLNIQAAPINWPLGSGKLFKGVYNLYTDTIHVFKQGQGHTIPEDIQIQGLDSDEATALLGEDAEEIREEIDLVRGATHEFDLEAYRAGKLTPVFFGTALGNFGVREMLDGFVEWAPGPQSRATNEREVQPDEDKFSGFVFKIQANMDPKHRDRIAFMRVCSGTYNRGMKMKHVRIGKDVKIADAVTFMAGDRTHVEEAIAGDIIGLHNHGTIQIGDTFTEGESLKFTGIPNFAPELFRRIRLKDPLKLKQLQKGLQQLSEEGSTQVFFPLDNNDIIVGAVGVLQFEVVAYRLKDEYKVEAIYENVNVNTARWVDSESVKELENFKRKASINLALDGSGHLTYLAPTRVNLQLAQERYPDVRFYATREH, encoded by the coding sequence ATGGGTCAGTCTTCAAGTCTGGCGGGCATCAATGGCCGCCGCACCTTTGCCATCATCTCCCACCCGGACGCCGGTAAAACCACGGTGACCGAAAAGCTGCTGCTGTTCGGGAATGCCATCCAGCTGGCGGGCTCGGTCAAGGGCAAGAAGGGGCCGCACGCTCGTTCCGATTGGATGACCATGGAGCAGGAGCGGGGCATCTCCGTGACCTCTTCGGTGATGCAGTTTCCCTATAAACAGCGCGTGGTGAATCTGCTGGACACCCCAGGGCACGAGGACTTCTCGGAGGATACGTACCGGGTTCTGACGGCGGTGGACTCCGCACTGATGGTCATCGACGGGGCCAAGGGTGTTGAGGATCGCACCATCAAGCTGATGAACGTGTGTCGCCTGCGCACCACGCCGATCCTGTCCTTTATCAACAAGCTGGACCGTGATATCCGCGATCCCATCGAGGTGATGGATGAGATCGAGGAGGTGCTGAATATTCAGGCGGCGCCGATCAACTGGCCGCTGGGCTCCGGCAAGTTGTTCAAGGGGGTGTACAACCTCTACACCGACACTATTCATGTGTTCAAGCAGGGGCAGGGTCACACCATTCCCGAAGACATCCAGATCCAGGGTCTGGATTCCGACGAGGCGACGGCGCTGCTGGGTGAGGATGCGGAGGAGATTCGCGAGGAAATCGACCTGGTGCGTGGCGCGACCCACGAGTTTGACCTGGAAGCCTACCGAGCGGGCAAATTGACGCCGGTGTTTTTCGGCACGGCGCTGGGCAACTTCGGTGTGCGCGAGATGCTGGATGGTTTTGTGGAGTGGGCCCCGGGTCCGCAGTCCCGCGCCACCAATGAGCGTGAAGTACAGCCCGATGAGGACAAGTTTTCCGGTTTCGTTTTCAAGATCCAGGCAAACATGGATCCCAAGCACCGCGACCGGATTGCCTTTATGCGTGTATGTTCCGGTACCTATAACCGCGGCATGAAAATGAAGCATGTGCGTATTGGCAAGGACGTAAAAATTGCCGATGCGGTAACCTTTATGGCCGGCGATCGCACCCATGTGGAAGAGGCAATCGCAGGAGATATTATCGGCCTGCACAACCATGGCACTATCCAGATTGGCGATACCTTTACTGAAGGCGAGAGCCTGAAGTTCACAGGGATTCCCAATTTTGCCCCGGAGCTGTTCCGCCGTATTCGCCTGAAAGACCCGCTGAAGCTGAAGCAGCTGCAGAAAGGGCTGCAGCAGTTGTCCGAAGAGGGCTCGACACAGGTGTTCTTCCCGCTGGACAACAATGACATCATTGTTGGCGCGGTGGGGGTGCTGCAGTTTGAAGTGGTCGCCTATCGTCTGAAAGACGAATACAAGGTGGAAGCCATTTACGAAAACGTCAATGTAAACACCGCGCGCTGGGTCGACAGTGAAAGTGTTAAGGAACTGGAAAACTTCAAGCGCAAGGCAAGTATTAATCTGGCGCTGGACGGCTCCGGGCACCTGACGTACCTGGCTCCCACACGGGTGAACCTGCAGCTGGCACAAGAGCGTTATCCGGATGTCCGCTTCTACGCGACCCGGGAACACTGA
- a CDS encoding lysophospholipid acyltransferase family protein, translated as MMTVTVAKKTTIPAQLPDEMPRSGNWFTRGVGLLIVKALGWRIEGEFPREKKVMVALAPHTSNWDFVVAMPFILALGLKASWLMKKEAFFFPFKNLFKWLGGIPTDRSAAGGMAKQVASQFRKNEKMWVAITPEGTRKKTAKWKNGFLRIAYAADVPVVLIAWDFPSKQICVDSLYQPTGNLEIDMREIQRRFHKYQGRNPQYQTDFDEAA; from the coding sequence ATGATGACCGTGACTGTTGCCAAGAAAACCACGATCCCCGCGCAATTGCCGGACGAAATGCCGCGCAGCGGCAACTGGTTTACCCGCGGTGTTGGCCTGCTGATCGTGAAAGCACTGGGCTGGCGTATTGAAGGAGAATTCCCGCGGGAAAAAAAGGTGATGGTGGCACTGGCTCCGCACACTTCCAATTGGGACTTTGTGGTAGCAATGCCATTCATCCTGGCGCTGGGCCTCAAGGCATCCTGGCTCATGAAGAAGGAAGCGTTCTTCTTCCCGTTTAAAAACCTGTTTAAATGGCTTGGCGGTATCCCCACTGACCGCTCTGCGGCTGGCGGCATGGCCAAACAGGTGGCGAGCCAGTTCCGGAAAAACGAAAAAATGTGGGTCGCCATTACCCCGGAAGGGACCCGCAAGAAAACCGCAAAATGGAAGAACGGTTTTTTGCGTATCGCCTATGCGGCGGATGTGCCGGTGGTGCTGATTGCCTGGGATTTCCCCAGCAAGCAGATTTGCGTGGATTCCCTGTACCAGCCCACTGGTAATCTGGAAATCGATATGCGGGAAATCCAGCGACGTTTCCATAAGTACCAGGGCCGCAACCCGCAATACCAGACGGATTTTGACGAGGCCGCCTGA